TTCGGCTGAGGCGCAATCGCGGCAAGGGGGCGGCGCTGCGTCAGGGAGTGAAGGAGACGCGGGGCCAGTTCGTGTTCTTCGTGGACGCCGATCTTCCCTACCGGCTGGACTTCATCGAGCGGGCCCTGGAGCTGCTGCGGGACGCGGCCGATGCCGTGATCGGGGCGCGCGATCTGCCCGAGTCCAGCTATGATTCATCCTTCCCCAAGATCAGGGTGTGGACGGGCAAAGCGTTCTCCTACCTGATCCGCGCACTGCTGCCCCTGGACATCTTCGACACCCAATGCGGCTTCAAGGGATTTCGCGGTGACCTGATACGGGCGGCTGCCTCCCACGCGCAAATCGATGGCTATACCATCGACATCGAGATGCTGCTCATGCTGCGGCTGTGGAAAGCCCGCATCGAGCGCCAACCCGTCCACCTGCAGCGCCACCACGGAAGCAAAGTCCGCCTGCTTCGCGACTCGGCCCGCATGCTGGCCGAAGTCCTGCGCATCCGCCGCCGTCTCTCACAGGGCCGCTATCCATCCCGGTTTTCCTAAGCATGTCACGAAGCTTGGCGCAGCCGCCAGGTGCATGAAAGTATCGTCGTGCGCTAGTTTTCAAAGTTTTTGCTTGTAATATTTCTAAATATCTGGCATCATGCAGTTTATGAGGAGGAGATTACGATGACATCTTCATTTTTGGCCCTGATTCTATTCATTGTCGCAGCCCTGGGTGGGCT
This Acidobacteriota bacterium DNA region includes the following protein-coding sequences:
- a CDS encoding glycosyltransferase produces the protein MDLSFVIPAYNEQERLPQTLAVLESYLTGLEEVGEWEIVVADDGSTDGTAEKAAQWAGRGVRVVRLRRNRGKGAALRQGVKETRGQFVFFVDADLPYRLDFIERALELLRDAADAVIGARDLPESSYDSSFPKIRVWTGKAFSYLIRALLPLDIFDTQCGFKGFRGDLIRAAASHAQIDGYTIDIEMLLMLRLWKARIERQPVHLQRHHGSKVRLLRDSARMLAEVLRIRRRLSQGRYPSRFS